In a single window of the Daphnia carinata strain CSIRO-1 chromosome 4, CSIRO_AGI_Dcar_HiC_V3, whole genome shotgun sequence genome:
- the LOC130687445 gene encoding neuropilin-1-like isoform X3, which produces MMDPAAARTCHFDYASSTMMESTQLDKQVGVCMIRRSGWVDPARRSGSPMSRAGECLTKNCSRSFHLTLEKSSLVVSFLLFVQLTSSVHLATGKSADTASTTECPRLLGMSSGSIQDWQIASSSQWTGVGDLTEFASSTGSQSVGGAVGMYNNQGGSCQPKYARLYQSGSKAWCAKHRSVGEWILVDLGVISQVTGLMTQGREEADEWVSAYSISYSVDAFKWSYVVDANGNRRVYRGNVDASSVRYNLLDPPLQTRFVRLHVIEWRGRPSLRLEIVGCQECNQVITESPNIKLTSSSVPTAAKKHSCQPESAHLFSHTGWCAKKHDADQWIQYDLGPPRQITGVVTRGHGGWENKQRHHVSWVTSYTLSYSNDTLLWFSYRDGNHLDPKIFGGNMDAETERRHYLNHPFSARYVRLHPLTWRHGIGMRAALLGCPQKAGGDCGPGFFHVNAVSGCMENLAYHHNTWLNDKRHLWKDWKYGRASLAVDGDSDATLHRCAILDNYFVENPVWMVDLGKKHNINGVVIATWQGKGQDKTATYRDYQTNLEKLTVYVSNKPRLETADLLAEGSCGQVTRANDTLFQPRIHIQCQDDLRGRYLYIRASAVANRKARLFFSVLCEVMVY; this is translated from the exons aagaagaagcggctGGGTTGATCCAGCCAGACGCAGCGGGAGTCCAATGTCCCGTGCCGGCGAATGCTTGACGAAGAATTGCAGCCGATCGTTTCATCTCACTCTCGAAAAGTCTTCCCTTGTTGTCAGCTTCCTCCTCTTCGTCCAGCTGACCTCATCGGTTCATCTCGCCACAG GCAAGTCTGCAGACACGGCATCGACGACGGAATGCCCCCGTTTGCTGGGAATGAGCTCCGGATCGATCCAAGATTGGCAAATTGCATCCAGTTCCCAATGGACGGGCGTGGGCGATCTGACAGAGTTTGCAAGTAGCACCGGCAGCCAGTCAGTAGGCGGCGCAGTTGGCATGTACAACAATCAAGGTGGTTCGTGCCAGCCCAAGTACGCGCGGCTCTATCAGAGCGGCAGCAAAGCCTGGTGCGCTAAACATCGCTCCGTCGGCGAGTGGATTCTGGTGGACTTGGGCGTCATCTCTCAG GTCACGGGGCTGATGACGCAGGGACGGGAGGAAGCCGATGAATGGGTTAGCGCCTACAGCATCTCCTATAGCGTTGACGCGTTCAAGTGGAGCTACGTCGTCGACGCCAATGGAAATCGACGTGTTTATCGCGGCAACGTCGACGCTTCCAGCGTCCGATACAACCTGCTCGATCCGCCACTTCAAACACGTTTCGTGCGGCTGCACGTCATCGAGTGGAGAGGTCGGCCCAGTCTGCGCTTAGAAATCGTCGGTTGCCAAG AATGTAACCAAGTGATTACGGAATCACCCAACATCAAGTTGACTTCCAGTTCCGTTCCGACGGCCGCCAAGAAGCACAGCTGCCAGCCAGAATCGGCTCACCTATTCAGCCATACGGGCTGGTGCGCCAAGAAACACGACG CGGACCAGTGGATCCAATACGACTTGGGACCACCGAGACAGATTACGGGCGTCGTGACACGCGGACACGGCGGATGGGAGAACAAGCAACGTCACCACGTCTCCTGGGTCACTTCGTATACGCTGTCCTACAGCAATGACACGCTCTTGTGGTTCTCCTATCGAGACGGCAACCACCTGGATCCGAAG ATCTTTGGTGGCAACATGGATGCTGAAACAGAAAGAAGGCACTACCTGAATCACCCGTTCAGCGCCCGCTACGTCCGCCTTCATCCGTTGACTTGGCGCCACGGTATCGGCATGCGAGCCGCACTGCTCGGCTGCCCCCAAAAAGCGGGCGGCGATTGCGGGCCGGGATTTTTCCACGTCAACGCCGTCTCCGGATGCA TGGAGAACTTGGCCTATCATCACAATACGTGGCTCAACGACAAGCGCCATCTGTGGAAAGATTGGAAGTACGGAAGGGCTTCGCTGGCGGTGGATGGCGACTCGGATGCGACCCTACACCGCTGCGCCATCCTCGACAACTACTTTGTGGAGAATCCCGTCTGGATGGTGGACCTGGGCAAGAAACATAATATCAACGGTGTTGTTATTGCCACTTGGCAGGGTAAAGGTCAAG ACAAGACGGCCACTTACCGTGACTACCAGACCAATTTGGAGAAACTTACCGTCTACGTGTCCAATAAGCCTCGTTTGGAGACGGCCGATTTGCTGGCCGAAGGGTCTTGCGGCCAGGTCACTCGAGCTAATGACACCCTCTTCCAGCCGCGCATCCACATCCAGTGCCAAGATGATCTAAGGGGCCGCTACCTGTACATCCGCGCTTCGGCCGTGGCCAACCGCAAGGCCCGgctctttttctctgttctCTGCGAAGTTATGGTTTACTAA
- the LOC130687445 gene encoding neuropilin-1-like isoform X2, whose amino-acid sequence MMDPAAARTCHFDYASSTMMESTQLDKQVGVCMIRRRSGWVDPARRSGSPMSRAGECLTKNCSRSFHLTLEKSSLVVSFLLFVQLTSSVHLATGKSADTASTTECPRLLGMSSGSIQDWQIASSSQWTGVGDLTEFASSTGSQSVGGAVGMYNNQGGSCQPKYARLYQSGSKAWCAKHRSVGEWILVDLGVISQVTGLMTQGREEADEWVSAYSISYSVDAFKWSYVVDANGNRRVYRGNVDASSVRYNLLDPPLQTRFVRLHVIEWRGRPSLRLEIVGCQECNQVITESPNIKLTSSSVPTAAKKHSCQPESAHLFSHTGWCAKKHDADQWIQYDLGPPRQITGVVTRGHGGWENKQRHHVSWVTSYTLSYSNDTLLWFSYRDGNHLDPKIFGGNMDAETERRHYLNHPFSARYVRLHPLTWRHGIGMRAALLGCPQKAGGDCGPGFFHVNAVSGCMENLAYHHNTWLNDKRHLWKDWKYGRASLAVDGDSDATLHRCAILDNYFVENPVWMVDLGKKHNINGVVIATWQGKGQDKTATYRDYQTNLEKLTVYVSNKPRLETADLLAEGSCGQVTRANDTLFQPRIHIQCQDDLRGRYLYIRASAVANRKARLFFSVLCEVMVY is encoded by the exons aagaagaagaagcggctGGGTTGATCCAGCCAGACGCAGCGGGAGTCCAATGTCCCGTGCCGGCGAATGCTTGACGAAGAATTGCAGCCGATCGTTTCATCTCACTCTCGAAAAGTCTTCCCTTGTTGTCAGCTTCCTCCTCTTCGTCCAGCTGACCTCATCGGTTCATCTCGCCACAG GCAAGTCTGCAGACACGGCATCGACGACGGAATGCCCCCGTTTGCTGGGAATGAGCTCCGGATCGATCCAAGATTGGCAAATTGCATCCAGTTCCCAATGGACGGGCGTGGGCGATCTGACAGAGTTTGCAAGTAGCACCGGCAGCCAGTCAGTAGGCGGCGCAGTTGGCATGTACAACAATCAAGGTGGTTCGTGCCAGCCCAAGTACGCGCGGCTCTATCAGAGCGGCAGCAAAGCCTGGTGCGCTAAACATCGCTCCGTCGGCGAGTGGATTCTGGTGGACTTGGGCGTCATCTCTCAG GTCACGGGGCTGATGACGCAGGGACGGGAGGAAGCCGATGAATGGGTTAGCGCCTACAGCATCTCCTATAGCGTTGACGCGTTCAAGTGGAGCTACGTCGTCGACGCCAATGGAAATCGACGTGTTTATCGCGGCAACGTCGACGCTTCCAGCGTCCGATACAACCTGCTCGATCCGCCACTTCAAACACGTTTCGTGCGGCTGCACGTCATCGAGTGGAGAGGTCGGCCCAGTCTGCGCTTAGAAATCGTCGGTTGCCAAG AATGTAACCAAGTGATTACGGAATCACCCAACATCAAGTTGACTTCCAGTTCCGTTCCGACGGCCGCCAAGAAGCACAGCTGCCAGCCAGAATCGGCTCACCTATTCAGCCATACGGGCTGGTGCGCCAAGAAACACGACG CGGACCAGTGGATCCAATACGACTTGGGACCACCGAGACAGATTACGGGCGTCGTGACACGCGGACACGGCGGATGGGAGAACAAGCAACGTCACCACGTCTCCTGGGTCACTTCGTATACGCTGTCCTACAGCAATGACACGCTCTTGTGGTTCTCCTATCGAGACGGCAACCACCTGGATCCGAAG ATCTTTGGTGGCAACATGGATGCTGAAACAGAAAGAAGGCACTACCTGAATCACCCGTTCAGCGCCCGCTACGTCCGCCTTCATCCGTTGACTTGGCGCCACGGTATCGGCATGCGAGCCGCACTGCTCGGCTGCCCCCAAAAAGCGGGCGGCGATTGCGGGCCGGGATTTTTCCACGTCAACGCCGTCTCCGGATGCA TGGAGAACTTGGCCTATCATCACAATACGTGGCTCAACGACAAGCGCCATCTGTGGAAAGATTGGAAGTACGGAAGGGCTTCGCTGGCGGTGGATGGCGACTCGGATGCGACCCTACACCGCTGCGCCATCCTCGACAACTACTTTGTGGAGAATCCCGTCTGGATGGTGGACCTGGGCAAGAAACATAATATCAACGGTGTTGTTATTGCCACTTGGCAGGGTAAAGGTCAAG ACAAGACGGCCACTTACCGTGACTACCAGACCAATTTGGAGAAACTTACCGTCTACGTGTCCAATAAGCCTCGTTTGGAGACGGCCGATTTGCTGGCCGAAGGGTCTTGCGGCCAGGTCACTCGAGCTAATGACACCCTCTTCCAGCCGCGCATCCACATCCAGTGCCAAGATGATCTAAGGGGCCGCTACCTGTACATCCGCGCTTCGGCCGTGGCCAACCGCAAGGCCCGgctctttttctctgttctCTGCGAAGTTATGGTTTACTAA
- the LOC130687445 gene encoding neuropilin-1-like isoform X1, which produces MMDPAAARTCHFDYASSTMMESTQLDKQTKLSTPRRRRSGWVDPARRSGSPMSRAGECLTKNCSRSFHLTLEKSSLVVSFLLFVQLTSSVHLATGKSADTASTTECPRLLGMSSGSIQDWQIASSSQWTGVGDLTEFASSTGSQSVGGAVGMYNNQGGSCQPKYARLYQSGSKAWCAKHRSVGEWILVDLGVISQVTGLMTQGREEADEWVSAYSISYSVDAFKWSYVVDANGNRRVYRGNVDASSVRYNLLDPPLQTRFVRLHVIEWRGRPSLRLEIVGCQECNQVITESPNIKLTSSSVPTAAKKHSCQPESAHLFSHTGWCAKKHDADQWIQYDLGPPRQITGVVTRGHGGWENKQRHHVSWVTSYTLSYSNDTLLWFSYRDGNHLDPKIFGGNMDAETERRHYLNHPFSARYVRLHPLTWRHGIGMRAALLGCPQKAGGDCGPGFFHVNAVSGCMENLAYHHNTWLNDKRHLWKDWKYGRASLAVDGDSDATLHRCAILDNYFVENPVWMVDLGKKHNINGVVIATWQGKGQDKTATYRDYQTNLEKLTVYVSNKPRLETADLLAEGSCGQVTRANDTLFQPRIHIQCQDDLRGRYLYIRASAVANRKARLFFSVLCEVMVY; this is translated from the exons ACGAAACTAAGCACtcccagaagaagaagaagcggctGGGTTGATCCAGCCAGACGCAGCGGGAGTCCAATGTCCCGTGCCGGCGAATGCTTGACGAAGAATTGCAGCCGATCGTTTCATCTCACTCTCGAAAAGTCTTCCCTTGTTGTCAGCTTCCTCCTCTTCGTCCAGCTGACCTCATCGGTTCATCTCGCCACAG GCAAGTCTGCAGACACGGCATCGACGACGGAATGCCCCCGTTTGCTGGGAATGAGCTCCGGATCGATCCAAGATTGGCAAATTGCATCCAGTTCCCAATGGACGGGCGTGGGCGATCTGACAGAGTTTGCAAGTAGCACCGGCAGCCAGTCAGTAGGCGGCGCAGTTGGCATGTACAACAATCAAGGTGGTTCGTGCCAGCCCAAGTACGCGCGGCTCTATCAGAGCGGCAGCAAAGCCTGGTGCGCTAAACATCGCTCCGTCGGCGAGTGGATTCTGGTGGACTTGGGCGTCATCTCTCAG GTCACGGGGCTGATGACGCAGGGACGGGAGGAAGCCGATGAATGGGTTAGCGCCTACAGCATCTCCTATAGCGTTGACGCGTTCAAGTGGAGCTACGTCGTCGACGCCAATGGAAATCGACGTGTTTATCGCGGCAACGTCGACGCTTCCAGCGTCCGATACAACCTGCTCGATCCGCCACTTCAAACACGTTTCGTGCGGCTGCACGTCATCGAGTGGAGAGGTCGGCCCAGTCTGCGCTTAGAAATCGTCGGTTGCCAAG AATGTAACCAAGTGATTACGGAATCACCCAACATCAAGTTGACTTCCAGTTCCGTTCCGACGGCCGCCAAGAAGCACAGCTGCCAGCCAGAATCGGCTCACCTATTCAGCCATACGGGCTGGTGCGCCAAGAAACACGACG CGGACCAGTGGATCCAATACGACTTGGGACCACCGAGACAGATTACGGGCGTCGTGACACGCGGACACGGCGGATGGGAGAACAAGCAACGTCACCACGTCTCCTGGGTCACTTCGTATACGCTGTCCTACAGCAATGACACGCTCTTGTGGTTCTCCTATCGAGACGGCAACCACCTGGATCCGAAG ATCTTTGGTGGCAACATGGATGCTGAAACAGAAAGAAGGCACTACCTGAATCACCCGTTCAGCGCCCGCTACGTCCGCCTTCATCCGTTGACTTGGCGCCACGGTATCGGCATGCGAGCCGCACTGCTCGGCTGCCCCCAAAAAGCGGGCGGCGATTGCGGGCCGGGATTTTTCCACGTCAACGCCGTCTCCGGATGCA TGGAGAACTTGGCCTATCATCACAATACGTGGCTCAACGACAAGCGCCATCTGTGGAAAGATTGGAAGTACGGAAGGGCTTCGCTGGCGGTGGATGGCGACTCGGATGCGACCCTACACCGCTGCGCCATCCTCGACAACTACTTTGTGGAGAATCCCGTCTGGATGGTGGACCTGGGCAAGAAACATAATATCAACGGTGTTGTTATTGCCACTTGGCAGGGTAAAGGTCAAG ACAAGACGGCCACTTACCGTGACTACCAGACCAATTTGGAGAAACTTACCGTCTACGTGTCCAATAAGCCTCGTTTGGAGACGGCCGATTTGCTGGCCGAAGGGTCTTGCGGCCAGGTCACTCGAGCTAATGACACCCTCTTCCAGCCGCGCATCCACATCCAGTGCCAAGATGATCTAAGGGGCCGCTACCTGTACATCCGCGCTTCGGCCGTGGCCAACCGCAAGGCCCGgctctttttctctgttctCTGCGAAGTTATGGTTTACTAA